The following are encoded together in the Sphaerodactylus townsendi isolate TG3544 linkage group LG14, MPM_Stown_v2.3, whole genome shotgun sequence genome:
- the CX3CL1 gene encoding fractalkine isoform X1, which produces MLSAWLGALLLLWVAPRIWGVLPAVEGQPVGSHVCKYECAKFTTKIPLNKLQSYERTNCGKSGIILTTKMNRTFCANPDDQWVQDVMRKLNPNNAPPSSTVDPSGLEQHGHFDTLLGSAVPMSSQTRHPTKTLSTAAYGISTSSVTRAGDLGPSAINSTLLGPQTGTPSARSTSRPEVVVSKTAIRPEPSANRSTPYSADGPKSLEEGLAPAGKGLEDTSGSTRDLVGLPASLGTKATEAVDDEDHKASPTQSALHPSSTIINLLKKTFTSNDRLLPSSDPQGSAIKQVAENPNVGLSTVPQRVDFSRVDGAQASTDGSKSSSVKDKSDIVSAHGEATEANRRAFSKSSSTLSQSVLREEHFMGKSRGEATTSSPEVPLTFLPGAVARYQIHIIAMVFLGFAFCVYLAVTGLCAKNHVSINAPPAGMVRGLTFSQYDSQTSAYAMQSL; this is translated from the exons GACAACCGGTTGGATCGCACGTGTGTAAATATGAGTGTGCCAAATTCACCACCAAAATCCCCTTGAACAAATTGCAAAGCTACGAGAGGACAAACTGTGGGAAGTCCGGCATCAT ACTTACCACCAAGATGAATCGGACCTTTTGTGCCAACCCAGATGACCAGTGGGTACAGGATGTGATGCGTAAACTCAATCCAAATAACGCCCCTCCATCTTCGACGGTTGACCCTTCAGGGCTGGAACAGCATGGTCACTTTGACACACTCTTAGGAAGTGCAGTCCCCATGTCATCTCAAACTAGGCATCCCACTAAAACACTCAGCACAGCTGCCTATGGAATATCAACATCTTCTGTTACAAGAGCAGGagatttgggaccttctgcaatcAATTCCACGTTGCTGGGGCCGCAGACTGGAACACCTTCTGCCCGCTCCACTTCCAGGCCAGAAGTGGTTGTTTCCAAAACTGCAATTCGacctgaaccttctgcaaatagAAGCACACCTTATTCTGCTGATGGACCAAAGAGCTTGGAGGAAGGACTTGCTCCTGCTGGGAAAGGCCTGGAGGATACCAGTGGATCAACACGTGACTTGGTGGGACTGCCTGCTTCTCTAGGCACCAAAGCAACAGAGGCTGTTGATGATGAGGATCACAAGGCATCTCCTACGCAATCAGCGCTCCATCCCTCTAGCACTATAATAAACCTTTTAAAGAAAACTTTCACATCTAATGACAGGCTCCTGCCTTCCTCTGATCCACAGGGTTCAGCAATAAAACAAGTGGCTGAGAATCCAAACGTTGGTCTCTCTACTGTCCCTCAAAGGGTGGACTTTTCTCGTGTAGATGGTGCACAGGCCAGCACTGATGGGAGCAAAAGCAGCTCTGTTAAAGACAAGAGTGACATTGTGAGTGCTCATGGGGAGGCTACGGAGGCAAACAGGCGTGCTTTTTCCAAATCTTCAAGTACTCTGTCTCAATCAGTTCTTCGAGAGGAACACTTTATGGGCAAAAGCAGAGGAGAAGCCACCACATCATCTCCAGAAGTCCCCTTGACTTTTCTGCCCGGTGCCGTGGCTAGGTACCAAATTCACATCATCGCCATGGTTTTCCTGGGGTTTGCCTTCTGTGTCTACTTAGCTGTCACAGGACTGTGTGCTAAGAACCATGTTAGTATCAATGCGCCACCTGCAGGAATGGTGCGAGGGTTGACGTTCTCTCAATATGACTCTCAGACCAGTGCCTATGCAATGCAGTCTCTTTGA
- the CX3CL1 gene encoding fractalkine isoform X2, with protein sequence MLSAWLGALLLLWVAPRIWGVLPAVEGQPVGSHVCKYECAKFTTKIPLNKLQSYERTNCGKSGIILTTKMNRTFCANPDDQWVQDVMRKLNPNNAPPSSTVDPSGLEQHGHFDTLLGSAVPMSSQTRHPTKTLSTAAYGISTSSVTRAGDLGPSAINSTLLGPQTGTPSARSTSRPEVVVSKTAIRPEPSANRSTPYSADGPKSLEEGLAPAGKGLEDTSGSTRDLVGLPASLGTKATEAVDDEDHKASPTQSALHPSSTIINLLKKTFTSNDRLLPSSDPQGSAIKQVAENPNVGLSTVPQRVDFSRVDGAQASTDGSKSSSVKDKSDIVSAHGEATEANRRAFSKSSSTLSQSVLREEHFMGKSRGEATTSSPEVPLTFLPGAVARYQIHIIAMVFLGFAFCVYLAVTGLCAKNHHFIRPVQRNVATATRPTSPFLLHG encoded by the exons GACAACCGGTTGGATCGCACGTGTGTAAATATGAGTGTGCCAAATTCACCACCAAAATCCCCTTGAACAAATTGCAAAGCTACGAGAGGACAAACTGTGGGAAGTCCGGCATCAT ACTTACCACCAAGATGAATCGGACCTTTTGTGCCAACCCAGATGACCAGTGGGTACAGGATGTGATGCGTAAACTCAATCCAAATAACGCCCCTCCATCTTCGACGGTTGACCCTTCAGGGCTGGAACAGCATGGTCACTTTGACACACTCTTAGGAAGTGCAGTCCCCATGTCATCTCAAACTAGGCATCCCACTAAAACACTCAGCACAGCTGCCTATGGAATATCAACATCTTCTGTTACAAGAGCAGGagatttgggaccttctgcaatcAATTCCACGTTGCTGGGGCCGCAGACTGGAACACCTTCTGCCCGCTCCACTTCCAGGCCAGAAGTGGTTGTTTCCAAAACTGCAATTCGacctgaaccttctgcaaatagAAGCACACCTTATTCTGCTGATGGACCAAAGAGCTTGGAGGAAGGACTTGCTCCTGCTGGGAAAGGCCTGGAGGATACCAGTGGATCAACACGTGACTTGGTGGGACTGCCTGCTTCTCTAGGCACCAAAGCAACAGAGGCTGTTGATGATGAGGATCACAAGGCATCTCCTACGCAATCAGCGCTCCATCCCTCTAGCACTATAATAAACCTTTTAAAGAAAACTTTCACATCTAATGACAGGCTCCTGCCTTCCTCTGATCCACAGGGTTCAGCAATAAAACAAGTGGCTGAGAATCCAAACGTTGGTCTCTCTACTGTCCCTCAAAGGGTGGACTTTTCTCGTGTAGATGGTGCACAGGCCAGCACTGATGGGAGCAAAAGCAGCTCTGTTAAAGACAAGAGTGACATTGTGAGTGCTCATGGGGAGGCTACGGAGGCAAACAGGCGTGCTTTTTCCAAATCTTCAAGTACTCTGTCTCAATCAGTTCTTCGAGAGGAACACTTTATGGGCAAAAGCAGAGGAGAAGCCACCACATCATCTCCAGAAGTCCCCTTGACTTTTCTGCCCGGTGCCGTGGCTAGGTACCAAATTCACATCATCGCCATGGTTTTCCTGGGGTTTGCCTTCTGTGTCTACTTAGCTGTCACAGGACTGTGTGCTAAGAACCAT CATTTTATACGCCCCGTTCAAAGGAATGTTGCTACGGCTACAAGACCGACCAGCCCCTTCCTGTTGCACGGATAG